A single window of Granulicella mallensis MP5ACTX8 DNA harbors:
- a CDS encoding cytochrome c biogenesis protein DipZ — protein MLLLLLAYFGGILTILSPCILPVLPFVFARSDQPFRKSGLPLLAGMVVTFALIASLATVGGGWAIRANQFGRAAALVLFGIFGLTLLFSSLAERLSRPFVRLGNSLSQTSGEGPSVANSFLLGIGTGLLWAPCAGPILGLILTGAALGGASAHTTVLLLAYAAGAATSLTLALLAGGRVFSAMKRSLGAEEWIRRILGVAVLAGVVAVAFGLDRGVLTRLSLASTSGLEQRLVDRFHPQNDQMMARNPQGTPVSSEMTGDALSQINGATAWINSPPLTPESLRGKVVLVDFWTYSCINCIRSLPYIKAWYAKYKDDGLVVIGVHTPEFPFEKDEANVQKAVRDLGVLYPVAMDNDYRIWRNFNNQYWPAHYFIDATGHVRYHHFGEGNYDESEKWIRGLLEEANHKPLPDAATQVAATGAEAAASDDTQSPETYIGYERAQNFASPDGFNQDDVQLYRVPAKLQKNQWALEGNWLDEGQIATSLAPAGSILYRFHARDLHLVLGPAKDGKPIRFRVTLDGKAPGADHGVDTDAEGYGTVTDNRLYQLIRQQGAIQDRTFRIEFLVPGVQAYAFTFG, from the coding sequence ATGCTCTTACTTCTACTGGCGTACTTTGGTGGCATTCTCACCATTCTCAGCCCGTGCATTCTGCCGGTGCTTCCATTCGTATTCGCGCGCTCCGACCAGCCCTTTCGTAAGAGCGGACTTCCGTTGCTGGCGGGCATGGTCGTCACCTTTGCGCTGATCGCCAGCCTCGCCACCGTCGGAGGCGGTTGGGCCATCCGCGCTAACCAGTTCGGCCGCGCGGCAGCCCTGGTTCTCTTCGGAATCTTCGGCCTGACGCTGCTCTTCTCCTCGCTCGCCGAGCGCCTCTCGCGCCCCTTCGTTCGCCTCGGCAACAGCCTCTCGCAGACCTCCGGCGAAGGCCCCAGTGTCGCCAACTCGTTTCTGCTCGGCATCGGCACGGGCCTGCTCTGGGCGCCCTGCGCCGGTCCCATCCTCGGACTGATCCTGACCGGCGCTGCCCTCGGCGGAGCCAGCGCCCACACCACCGTTCTGCTCCTCGCCTACGCCGCAGGAGCCGCCACCTCCCTGACCCTCGCGCTGCTCGCCGGCGGTCGCGTCTTCTCTGCGATGAAGCGCTCGCTGGGAGCGGAAGAGTGGATTCGCCGTATCCTCGGCGTTGCCGTCCTCGCCGGCGTCGTTGCCGTGGCCTTCGGCCTCGACCGCGGAGTCCTCACCCGCCTCTCGCTCGCCAGCACCTCCGGCCTGGAGCAGCGGCTCGTCGACCGCTTTCACCCCCAGAACGACCAGATGATGGCCCGCAACCCGCAGGGCACGCCCGTCTCAAGCGAGATGACCGGCGATGCCCTCTCCCAGATCAACGGCGCGACGGCGTGGATCAACTCTCCCCCGCTGACGCCGGAGTCCCTGCGCGGCAAGGTCGTTCTCGTCGACTTCTGGACCTACTCCTGCATCAACTGCATCCGCAGCCTGCCCTACATCAAGGCCTGGTACGCCAAGTACAAGGACGACGGCCTCGTCGTCATCGGCGTCCACACCCCCGAGTTCCCGTTCGAGAAGGACGAGGCCAACGTCCAGAAAGCTGTTCGCGACCTCGGCGTCCTCTACCCCGTTGCGATGGATAACGACTATCGCATCTGGCGCAACTTCAACAACCAATACTGGCCCGCGCACTACTTCATCGACGCCACCGGCCACGTCCGCTATCACCACTTCGGCGAGGGCAACTACGACGAGTCGGAGAAGTGGATTCGCGGCCTGCTCGAAGAGGCCAACCACAAGCCGCTTCCCGACGCTGCCACCCAGGTAGCGGCCACCGGAGCCGAGGCCGCAGCCTCAGACGACACGCAGTCTCCGGAGACCTACATCGGGTACGAGAGAGCGCAGAACTTCGCCTCCCCCGACGGGTTTAATCAGGACGACGTGCAGCTCTATCGAGTCCCGGCCAAACTCCAGAAAAATCAGTGGGCGCTCGAGGGCAACTGGCTCGACGAAGGCCAGATCGCCACGTCTCTCGCCCCGGCAGGCAGCATTCTCTACCGCTTCCACGCGCGTGACCTGCACCTCGTTCTGGGGCCTGCAAAGGACGGCAAACCCATCCGCTTCCGCGTCACGCTGGACGGCAAAGCCCCGGGCGCAGACCACGGTGTAGACACAGACGCAGAAGGCTACGGCACGGTGACGGACAATCGTCTCTACCAGTTGATCCGCCAGCAGGGCGCCATCCAGGACCGCACCTTCCGCATCGAGTTTCTCGTTCCCGGCGTTCAGGCGTACGCCTTCACCTTCGGCTAG